Proteins from one Rosa chinensis cultivar Old Blush chromosome 7, RchiOBHm-V2, whole genome shotgun sequence genomic window:
- the LOC112176474 gene encoding protein unc-13 homolog isoform X2 translates to MEEQQSLFHRYRRDRRKLLEFLLSSSASSSSFSHINFDTLSADYVIDRVKSGGVVDISEATKTYFHESSYPPMTHSKLGDSFLLHTDPDDSGSPPRRVPPSVPSRKPGSLKVEKIDRNGDDHGFKYRASPSTRPRPIENFKIVSLGLPSLKTGLSDDDLRESAYEILLASMATSGIVICSVEDQRKHRPSRLLSGLKSRKDKPNVQSQPLDKNLRLIRTIRVQMQISEAMDECTRQKMMMLSPGRTRVQIDIPQIVLGLLNFTFKSDFSNEKSYMQWKNRQEWDFMSSSGKAEVISVIKQAALTLSSLPGRFDLQSETYYWTSAYHLNIRLYEKLLLGVFDVLDESQLIEEADEFLMLLKLTWSTLGITQKMHDAIYMWVLFQQFVGTDEALLLEYATVELQELISAKVDDENVRLYMNSLLCSIHCNAVEIKLSLVDAVFYSLSIWCESKLQDYHLHFSQQHSHLKRVMSLVSAVGVLNFGDGGHMKLRRFNLNTDAAKILESYVKRSIEAAYRRVASNIDHLSEVEKKHPLGVLANELRLIAERELNVFYPELCKWCPNSGMIAAMMLHQIYWERLRPFLDGVSSLSEDVKAVLPAADLLDQVVTQLYNTGNGENCEDLHHYPIGEVAKPIILDWVIAQHERILEWTGRAFDLEKWEPLSSQQRQAASIVEVFRIIEETVDQLFGFRLPMDITHLQALLSVVFHTLDAYLLKLLDQIVEKNYLYPSAPPLTRYKETTIPVLKKKFLECMPLDDNVYDKLNTLTIPKLCVRMNTLKYIQKQIDILEDGIRKSWALIRQSIDKTCAREQRLGTSTCNEQIDELFCTTFDIIRDNAANAISKICDFTGAKAVFWDLRHAFLFCLYCGSVEASRLDGVLTRIDTVLGHVCSYIDDSLRDAVVLSICRASLEGFAWVLLDGGPSRAFCDSDIVLIEDDLSALKEFFVADGEGLPRSVVEQEAKFPEEILNLYSLQTETIIQKLMAASEQISLGLDSHDHNYMRLNNAHTFVRVLCHKKDREASKFLKRQYQLPMSSEYEDTPSTDPTSQSPLRSDLSKRSMSDLAKRSTSDLAKRSTSFRWNNTHSTFTSFKKKLQEATSEFRNVAW, encoded by the exons ATGGAGGAGCAACAGTCTCTCTTCCACCGCTACCGCCGCGATCGCCGCAAGCTTCTGGAGTTTCTCTTGTCTTCTTCGGCGTCCTCCTCGTCGTTTTCTCACATCAATTTCGATACTCTCAGCGCCGATTATGTCATCGACCGCGTCAAATCCG GTGGGGTGGTGGATATATCTGAAGCAACCAAGACTTACTTCCATGAATCTTCGTATCCTCCAATG ACTCATTCGAAATTAGGGGATTCCTTTCTTCTACATACTGATCCAGATGATTCTGGATCACCTCCTAGGCGTGTGCCTCCATCAGTTCCATCTAGAAAGCCGGGTTCGTTGAAAGTTGAGAAGATTGACAGGAATGGTGACGACCATGGTTTTAAATATAGAGCCTCACCCAGCACACGTCCAAGGCCTATTGAAAACTTTAAAATTGTTTCATTGGGATTGCCTAGTCTGAAAACAG GATTATCTGATGATGACTTGCGGGAATCAGCATACGAAATATTGCTTGCATCTATGGCAACATCTGG GATTGTAATCTGTTCTGTTGAAGATCAAAGGAAACATAGGCCTTCCAGATTGCTGTCAGGATTAAAGAGTAGAAAGGATAAACCAAATGTGCAGTCGCAGCCTCTTGATAAAAACTTACGGCTGATCCGCACCATCCGTGTGCAGATGCAG ATTTCTGAAGCAATGGATGAGTGCACTAGacagaagatgatgatgttATCGCCAGGGAGAACGCGGGTGCAGATCGATATTCCTCAAATTGTGTTGGGGCTTTTGAATTTCACTTTTAAGTCTGATTTTTCAAATGAAAAGTCTTATATGCAATGGAAGAATAGACAG GAGTGGGACTTTATGTCTTCTTCTGGAAAGGCAGAGGTTATATCAGTTATCAAACAGGCAGCTTTAACGCTGTCATCTCTTCCAGGACGCTTTGATCTCCAAAGTGAGACCTATTATTGGACTTCTGCATATCACTTGAATATTAGGCTTTATGAGAAACTACTTCTTGGTGTATTTGATGTTCTTGATGAAAGCCAGCTGATAGAG GAAGCTGATGAGTTCCTGATGCTCTTGAAATTGACATGGTCTACTTTAGGCATCACTCAAAAAATGCATGATGCAATATATATGTGGGTCCTTTTCCAACAG TTTGTTGGAACAGATGAGGCTCTGCTATTAGAATATGCAACGGTGGAGTTGCAGGAGCTTATATCAGCTAAAGTTGATGATGAGAATGTAAGGCTATATATGAATAGCCTGCTATGTTCAATCCACTGCAACGCCGTCGAGATAAAGTTAAGTTTGGTTGATGCTGTCTTCTACTCTTTAAGCATTTGGTGTGAGAGTAAACTACAAGACTATCATCTGCATTTCAGTCAG CAACACAGTCACTTAAAGAGGGTGATGAGCTTAGTGTCAGCAGTTGGCGTTCTTAATTTCGGTGATGGTGGTCATATGAAG TTGAGGAGGTTCAATCTCAATACGGATGCTGCTAAAATACTTGAGTCATATGTGAAAAGGTCAATTGAAGCTGCATACAGGCGG GTAGCAAGTAACATAGATCACTTATCAGAAGTGGAAAAGAAACATCCTTTGGGCGTGCTTGCAAATGAACTGAGGTTGATTGCTGAGAGAGAACTAAATGTGTTCTACCCGGAACTATGCAAATGGTGCCCTAATTCTGGGATGATTGCAGCTATGATGTTGCACCAGATTTATTGGGAAAGGCTG AGACCCTTTCTGGATGGAGTGTCATCTCTTTCTGAAGATGTTAAAGCCGTGCTTCCAGCTGCTGATTTGTTGGATCAAGTCGTAACTCAGCTTTACAATACTGGTAATGGAGAAAATTGTGAAGATCTGCACCATTATCCG ATTGGTGAAGTTGCTAAACCTATCATTCTTGATTGGGTGATTGCTCAGCATGAACGCATCTTGGAATGGACTGGACGTGCTTTTGATCTTGAG AAGTGGGAGCCTTTGTCATCTCAGCAAAGACAGGCAGCATCGATAGTTGAAGTGTTTAGAATTATAGAGGAG ACTGTGGATCAATTATTTGGTTTCCGTCTCCCTATGGATATCACTCATTTGCAAGCTCTGTTATCTGTTGTCTTTCATACCTTGGATGCCTATTTGCTGAAATTGCTCGACCAGATAG TTGAGAAAAATTACTTATATCCATCAGCTCCTCCATTGACTCGCTACAAGGAGACGACTATTCCGGTGCTGAAAAAGAAGTTTCTTGAGTGTATGCCTTTGGATGACAATGTGTATGACAAGTTGAATACTTTGACAATACCCAAACTCTGTGTCCGAATGAACACGTTGAAA TATATTCAGAAACAAATTGACATACTAGAAGATGGTATCAGAAAATCTTGGGCTCTCATCAGACAATCAATTGATAAAACATGTG CCAGAGAACAGCGTTTGGGAACTTCAACATGCAATGAACAAATTGATGAGCTCTTCTGCACCACCTTTGACATCATCAGGGATAATGCAGCAAATGCCATCAGTAAAATTTGTGACTTTACTG GTGCAAAAGCTGTGTTCTGGGATCTCAGACATGCATTCctcttttgtttatattgtggaAGCGTTGAAGCTTCTCGTTTGGATGGTGTTCTCACACGCATTGATACT GTCCTTGGCCATGTATGCAGTTATATTGATGATTCTCTTAGAGACGCTGTGGTTTTAAGCATCTGTCGGGCATCACTG GAAGGCTTTGCGTGGGTTTTGCTTGATGGTGGGCCTTCCCGTGCATTTTGTGATTCAGATATTGTACTAATAGAGGATGACCTTTCTGCACTAAAG GAATTTTTTGTAGCTGATGGTGAAGGCCTTCCCCGATCAGTAGTGGAGCAAGAAGCAAAGTTTCCTGAGGAAATACTGAACTTGTATTCACTGCAG ACTGAAACTATCATCCAAAAGCTGATGGCTGCAAGTGAACAAATATCATTGGGGCTAGATTCACATGATCATAACTATATGCGATTAAATAATGCCCACACTTTTGTGCGGGTGTTATGCCACAAAAAAGATAGAGAAGCCTCTAAATTCTTGAAAAGGCAATATCAGCTCCCCATGTCTTCAG AATATGAAGACACTCCATCAACAGATCCAACTTCCCAATCACCTCTCAGATCAGATCTATCAAAGCGAAGCATGTCAGATCTAGCAAAGCGAAGCACTTCAGATCTAGCAAAGCGAAGCACGTCATTTCGTTGGAATAATACGCATAGTACCTTTACCTCATTTAAGAAGAAACTTCAAGAAGCAACATCTGAATTCAGGAATGTGGCGTGGTAG
- the LOC112176474 gene encoding protein unc-13 homolog isoform X1, protein MEEQQSLFHRYRRDRRKLLEFLLSSSASSSSFSHINFDTLSADYVIDRVKSGGVVDISEATKTYFHESSYPPMTHSKLGDSFLLHTDPDDSGSPPRRVPPSVPSRKPGSLKVEKIDRNGDDHGFKYRASPSTRPRPIENFKIVSLGLPSLKTGLSDDDLRESAYEILLASMATSGIVICSVEDQRKHRPSRLLSGLKSRKDKPNVQSQPLDKNLRLIRTIRVQMQISEAMDECTRQKMMMLSPGRTRVQIDIPQIVLGLLNFTFKSDFSNEKSYMQWKNRQASILEELLCFSPNLVAHDHLTIKRSLAMIRNAKEWDFMSSSGKAEVISVIKQAALTLSSLPGRFDLQSETYYWTSAYHLNIRLYEKLLLGVFDVLDESQLIEEADEFLMLLKLTWSTLGITQKMHDAIYMWVLFQQFVGTDEALLLEYATVELQELISAKVDDENVRLYMNSLLCSIHCNAVEIKLSLVDAVFYSLSIWCESKLQDYHLHFSQQHSHLKRVMSLVSAVGVLNFGDGGHMKLRRFNLNTDAAKILESYVKRSIEAAYRRVASNIDHLSEVEKKHPLGVLANELRLIAERELNVFYPELCKWCPNSGMIAAMMLHQIYWERLRPFLDGVSSLSEDVKAVLPAADLLDQVVTQLYNTGNGENCEDLHHYPIGEVAKPIILDWVIAQHERILEWTGRAFDLEKWEPLSSQQRQAASIVEVFRIIEETVDQLFGFRLPMDITHLQALLSVVFHTLDAYLLKLLDQIVEKNYLYPSAPPLTRYKETTIPVLKKKFLECMPLDDNVYDKLNTLTIPKLCVRMNTLKYIQKQIDILEDGIRKSWALIRQSIDKTCAREQRLGTSTCNEQIDELFCTTFDIIRDNAANAISKICDFTGAKAVFWDLRHAFLFCLYCGSVEASRLDGVLTRIDTVLGHVCSYIDDSLRDAVVLSICRASLEGFAWVLLDGGPSRAFCDSDIVLIEDDLSALKEFFVADGEGLPRSVVEQEAKFPEEILNLYSLQTETIIQKLMAASEQISLGLDSHDHNYMRLNNAHTFVRVLCHKKDREASKFLKRQYQLPMSSEYEDTPSTDPTSQSPLRSDLSKRSMSDLAKRSTSDLAKRSTSFRWNNTHSTFTSFKKKLQEATSEFRNVAW, encoded by the exons ATGGAGGAGCAACAGTCTCTCTTCCACCGCTACCGCCGCGATCGCCGCAAGCTTCTGGAGTTTCTCTTGTCTTCTTCGGCGTCCTCCTCGTCGTTTTCTCACATCAATTTCGATACTCTCAGCGCCGATTATGTCATCGACCGCGTCAAATCCG GTGGGGTGGTGGATATATCTGAAGCAACCAAGACTTACTTCCATGAATCTTCGTATCCTCCAATG ACTCATTCGAAATTAGGGGATTCCTTTCTTCTACATACTGATCCAGATGATTCTGGATCACCTCCTAGGCGTGTGCCTCCATCAGTTCCATCTAGAAAGCCGGGTTCGTTGAAAGTTGAGAAGATTGACAGGAATGGTGACGACCATGGTTTTAAATATAGAGCCTCACCCAGCACACGTCCAAGGCCTATTGAAAACTTTAAAATTGTTTCATTGGGATTGCCTAGTCTGAAAACAG GATTATCTGATGATGACTTGCGGGAATCAGCATACGAAATATTGCTTGCATCTATGGCAACATCTGG GATTGTAATCTGTTCTGTTGAAGATCAAAGGAAACATAGGCCTTCCAGATTGCTGTCAGGATTAAAGAGTAGAAAGGATAAACCAAATGTGCAGTCGCAGCCTCTTGATAAAAACTTACGGCTGATCCGCACCATCCGTGTGCAGATGCAG ATTTCTGAAGCAATGGATGAGTGCACTAGacagaagatgatgatgttATCGCCAGGGAGAACGCGGGTGCAGATCGATATTCCTCAAATTGTGTTGGGGCTTTTGAATTTCACTTTTAAGTCTGATTTTTCAAATGAAAAGTCTTATATGCAATGGAAGAATAGACAG GCAAGTATCTTAGAAGAACTTCTCTGCTTTTCTCCTAATCTTGTGGCGCATGATCATCTAACTATTAAGCGTTCTCTTGCTATGATTAGAAATGCAAAG GAGTGGGACTTTATGTCTTCTTCTGGAAAGGCAGAGGTTATATCAGTTATCAAACAGGCAGCTTTAACGCTGTCATCTCTTCCAGGACGCTTTGATCTCCAAAGTGAGACCTATTATTGGACTTCTGCATATCACTTGAATATTAGGCTTTATGAGAAACTACTTCTTGGTGTATTTGATGTTCTTGATGAAAGCCAGCTGATAGAG GAAGCTGATGAGTTCCTGATGCTCTTGAAATTGACATGGTCTACTTTAGGCATCACTCAAAAAATGCATGATGCAATATATATGTGGGTCCTTTTCCAACAG TTTGTTGGAACAGATGAGGCTCTGCTATTAGAATATGCAACGGTGGAGTTGCAGGAGCTTATATCAGCTAAAGTTGATGATGAGAATGTAAGGCTATATATGAATAGCCTGCTATGTTCAATCCACTGCAACGCCGTCGAGATAAAGTTAAGTTTGGTTGATGCTGTCTTCTACTCTTTAAGCATTTGGTGTGAGAGTAAACTACAAGACTATCATCTGCATTTCAGTCAG CAACACAGTCACTTAAAGAGGGTGATGAGCTTAGTGTCAGCAGTTGGCGTTCTTAATTTCGGTGATGGTGGTCATATGAAG TTGAGGAGGTTCAATCTCAATACGGATGCTGCTAAAATACTTGAGTCATATGTGAAAAGGTCAATTGAAGCTGCATACAGGCGG GTAGCAAGTAACATAGATCACTTATCAGAAGTGGAAAAGAAACATCCTTTGGGCGTGCTTGCAAATGAACTGAGGTTGATTGCTGAGAGAGAACTAAATGTGTTCTACCCGGAACTATGCAAATGGTGCCCTAATTCTGGGATGATTGCAGCTATGATGTTGCACCAGATTTATTGGGAAAGGCTG AGACCCTTTCTGGATGGAGTGTCATCTCTTTCTGAAGATGTTAAAGCCGTGCTTCCAGCTGCTGATTTGTTGGATCAAGTCGTAACTCAGCTTTACAATACTGGTAATGGAGAAAATTGTGAAGATCTGCACCATTATCCG ATTGGTGAAGTTGCTAAACCTATCATTCTTGATTGGGTGATTGCTCAGCATGAACGCATCTTGGAATGGACTGGACGTGCTTTTGATCTTGAG AAGTGGGAGCCTTTGTCATCTCAGCAAAGACAGGCAGCATCGATAGTTGAAGTGTTTAGAATTATAGAGGAG ACTGTGGATCAATTATTTGGTTTCCGTCTCCCTATGGATATCACTCATTTGCAAGCTCTGTTATCTGTTGTCTTTCATACCTTGGATGCCTATTTGCTGAAATTGCTCGACCAGATAG TTGAGAAAAATTACTTATATCCATCAGCTCCTCCATTGACTCGCTACAAGGAGACGACTATTCCGGTGCTGAAAAAGAAGTTTCTTGAGTGTATGCCTTTGGATGACAATGTGTATGACAAGTTGAATACTTTGACAATACCCAAACTCTGTGTCCGAATGAACACGTTGAAA TATATTCAGAAACAAATTGACATACTAGAAGATGGTATCAGAAAATCTTGGGCTCTCATCAGACAATCAATTGATAAAACATGTG CCAGAGAACAGCGTTTGGGAACTTCAACATGCAATGAACAAATTGATGAGCTCTTCTGCACCACCTTTGACATCATCAGGGATAATGCAGCAAATGCCATCAGTAAAATTTGTGACTTTACTG GTGCAAAAGCTGTGTTCTGGGATCTCAGACATGCATTCctcttttgtttatattgtggaAGCGTTGAAGCTTCTCGTTTGGATGGTGTTCTCACACGCATTGATACT GTCCTTGGCCATGTATGCAGTTATATTGATGATTCTCTTAGAGACGCTGTGGTTTTAAGCATCTGTCGGGCATCACTG GAAGGCTTTGCGTGGGTTTTGCTTGATGGTGGGCCTTCCCGTGCATTTTGTGATTCAGATATTGTACTAATAGAGGATGACCTTTCTGCACTAAAG GAATTTTTTGTAGCTGATGGTGAAGGCCTTCCCCGATCAGTAGTGGAGCAAGAAGCAAAGTTTCCTGAGGAAATACTGAACTTGTATTCACTGCAG ACTGAAACTATCATCCAAAAGCTGATGGCTGCAAGTGAACAAATATCATTGGGGCTAGATTCACATGATCATAACTATATGCGATTAAATAATGCCCACACTTTTGTGCGGGTGTTATGCCACAAAAAAGATAGAGAAGCCTCTAAATTCTTGAAAAGGCAATATCAGCTCCCCATGTCTTCAG AATATGAAGACACTCCATCAACAGATCCAACTTCCCAATCACCTCTCAGATCAGATCTATCAAAGCGAAGCATGTCAGATCTAGCAAAGCGAAGCACTTCAGATCTAGCAAAGCGAAGCACGTCATTTCGTTGGAATAATACGCATAGTACCTTTACCTCATTTAAGAAGAAACTTCAAGAAGCAACATCTGAATTCAGGAATGTGGCGTGGTAG
- the LOC112176474 gene encoding protein unc-13 homolog isoform X3, which produces MATSGIVICSVEDQRKHRPSRLLSGLKSRKDKPNVQSQPLDKNLRLIRTIRVQMQISEAMDECTRQKMMMLSPGRTRVQIDIPQIVLGLLNFTFKSDFSNEKSYMQWKNRQASILEELLCFSPNLVAHDHLTIKRSLAMIRNAKEWDFMSSSGKAEVISVIKQAALTLSSLPGRFDLQSETYYWTSAYHLNIRLYEKLLLGVFDVLDESQLIEEADEFLMLLKLTWSTLGITQKMHDAIYMWVLFQQFVGTDEALLLEYATVELQELISAKVDDENVRLYMNSLLCSIHCNAVEIKLSLVDAVFYSLSIWCESKLQDYHLHFSQQHSHLKRVMSLVSAVGVLNFGDGGHMKLRRFNLNTDAAKILESYVKRSIEAAYRRVASNIDHLSEVEKKHPLGVLANELRLIAERELNVFYPELCKWCPNSGMIAAMMLHQIYWERLRPFLDGVSSLSEDVKAVLPAADLLDQVVTQLYNTGNGENCEDLHHYPIGEVAKPIILDWVIAQHERILEWTGRAFDLEKWEPLSSQQRQAASIVEVFRIIEETVDQLFGFRLPMDITHLQALLSVVFHTLDAYLLKLLDQIVEKNYLYPSAPPLTRYKETTIPVLKKKFLECMPLDDNVYDKLNTLTIPKLCVRMNTLKYIQKQIDILEDGIRKSWALIRQSIDKTCAREQRLGTSTCNEQIDELFCTTFDIIRDNAANAISKICDFTGAKAVFWDLRHAFLFCLYCGSVEASRLDGVLTRIDTVLGHVCSYIDDSLRDAVVLSICRASLEGFAWVLLDGGPSRAFCDSDIVLIEDDLSALKEFFVADGEGLPRSVVEQEAKFPEEILNLYSLQTETIIQKLMAASEQISLGLDSHDHNYMRLNNAHTFVRVLCHKKDREASKFLKRQYQLPMSSEYEDTPSTDPTSQSPLRSDLSKRSMSDLAKRSTSDLAKRSTSFRWNNTHSTFTSFKKKLQEATSEFRNVAW; this is translated from the exons ATGGCAACATCTGG GATTGTAATCTGTTCTGTTGAAGATCAAAGGAAACATAGGCCTTCCAGATTGCTGTCAGGATTAAAGAGTAGAAAGGATAAACCAAATGTGCAGTCGCAGCCTCTTGATAAAAACTTACGGCTGATCCGCACCATCCGTGTGCAGATGCAG ATTTCTGAAGCAATGGATGAGTGCACTAGacagaagatgatgatgttATCGCCAGGGAGAACGCGGGTGCAGATCGATATTCCTCAAATTGTGTTGGGGCTTTTGAATTTCACTTTTAAGTCTGATTTTTCAAATGAAAAGTCTTATATGCAATGGAAGAATAGACAG GCAAGTATCTTAGAAGAACTTCTCTGCTTTTCTCCTAATCTTGTGGCGCATGATCATCTAACTATTAAGCGTTCTCTTGCTATGATTAGAAATGCAAAG GAGTGGGACTTTATGTCTTCTTCTGGAAAGGCAGAGGTTATATCAGTTATCAAACAGGCAGCTTTAACGCTGTCATCTCTTCCAGGACGCTTTGATCTCCAAAGTGAGACCTATTATTGGACTTCTGCATATCACTTGAATATTAGGCTTTATGAGAAACTACTTCTTGGTGTATTTGATGTTCTTGATGAAAGCCAGCTGATAGAG GAAGCTGATGAGTTCCTGATGCTCTTGAAATTGACATGGTCTACTTTAGGCATCACTCAAAAAATGCATGATGCAATATATATGTGGGTCCTTTTCCAACAG TTTGTTGGAACAGATGAGGCTCTGCTATTAGAATATGCAACGGTGGAGTTGCAGGAGCTTATATCAGCTAAAGTTGATGATGAGAATGTAAGGCTATATATGAATAGCCTGCTATGTTCAATCCACTGCAACGCCGTCGAGATAAAGTTAAGTTTGGTTGATGCTGTCTTCTACTCTTTAAGCATTTGGTGTGAGAGTAAACTACAAGACTATCATCTGCATTTCAGTCAG CAACACAGTCACTTAAAGAGGGTGATGAGCTTAGTGTCAGCAGTTGGCGTTCTTAATTTCGGTGATGGTGGTCATATGAAG TTGAGGAGGTTCAATCTCAATACGGATGCTGCTAAAATACTTGAGTCATATGTGAAAAGGTCAATTGAAGCTGCATACAGGCGG GTAGCAAGTAACATAGATCACTTATCAGAAGTGGAAAAGAAACATCCTTTGGGCGTGCTTGCAAATGAACTGAGGTTGATTGCTGAGAGAGAACTAAATGTGTTCTACCCGGAACTATGCAAATGGTGCCCTAATTCTGGGATGATTGCAGCTATGATGTTGCACCAGATTTATTGGGAAAGGCTG AGACCCTTTCTGGATGGAGTGTCATCTCTTTCTGAAGATGTTAAAGCCGTGCTTCCAGCTGCTGATTTGTTGGATCAAGTCGTAACTCAGCTTTACAATACTGGTAATGGAGAAAATTGTGAAGATCTGCACCATTATCCG ATTGGTGAAGTTGCTAAACCTATCATTCTTGATTGGGTGATTGCTCAGCATGAACGCATCTTGGAATGGACTGGACGTGCTTTTGATCTTGAG AAGTGGGAGCCTTTGTCATCTCAGCAAAGACAGGCAGCATCGATAGTTGAAGTGTTTAGAATTATAGAGGAG ACTGTGGATCAATTATTTGGTTTCCGTCTCCCTATGGATATCACTCATTTGCAAGCTCTGTTATCTGTTGTCTTTCATACCTTGGATGCCTATTTGCTGAAATTGCTCGACCAGATAG TTGAGAAAAATTACTTATATCCATCAGCTCCTCCATTGACTCGCTACAAGGAGACGACTATTCCGGTGCTGAAAAAGAAGTTTCTTGAGTGTATGCCTTTGGATGACAATGTGTATGACAAGTTGAATACTTTGACAATACCCAAACTCTGTGTCCGAATGAACACGTTGAAA TATATTCAGAAACAAATTGACATACTAGAAGATGGTATCAGAAAATCTTGGGCTCTCATCAGACAATCAATTGATAAAACATGTG CCAGAGAACAGCGTTTGGGAACTTCAACATGCAATGAACAAATTGATGAGCTCTTCTGCACCACCTTTGACATCATCAGGGATAATGCAGCAAATGCCATCAGTAAAATTTGTGACTTTACTG GTGCAAAAGCTGTGTTCTGGGATCTCAGACATGCATTCctcttttgtttatattgtggaAGCGTTGAAGCTTCTCGTTTGGATGGTGTTCTCACACGCATTGATACT GTCCTTGGCCATGTATGCAGTTATATTGATGATTCTCTTAGAGACGCTGTGGTTTTAAGCATCTGTCGGGCATCACTG GAAGGCTTTGCGTGGGTTTTGCTTGATGGTGGGCCTTCCCGTGCATTTTGTGATTCAGATATTGTACTAATAGAGGATGACCTTTCTGCACTAAAG GAATTTTTTGTAGCTGATGGTGAAGGCCTTCCCCGATCAGTAGTGGAGCAAGAAGCAAAGTTTCCTGAGGAAATACTGAACTTGTATTCACTGCAG ACTGAAACTATCATCCAAAAGCTGATGGCTGCAAGTGAACAAATATCATTGGGGCTAGATTCACATGATCATAACTATATGCGATTAAATAATGCCCACACTTTTGTGCGGGTGTTATGCCACAAAAAAGATAGAGAAGCCTCTAAATTCTTGAAAAGGCAATATCAGCTCCCCATGTCTTCAG AATATGAAGACACTCCATCAACAGATCCAACTTCCCAATCACCTCTCAGATCAGATCTATCAAAGCGAAGCATGTCAGATCTAGCAAAGCGAAGCACTTCAGATCTAGCAAAGCGAAGCACGTCATTTCGTTGGAATAATACGCATAGTACCTTTACCTCATTTAAGAAGAAACTTCAAGAAGCAACATCTGAATTCAGGAATGTGGCGTGGTAG